The following nucleotide sequence is from Trifolium pratense cultivar HEN17-A07 linkage group LG2, ARS_RC_1.1, whole genome shotgun sequence.
TTGAAGCTTTCTTATTTATGGCCATCGTGCTAGTTATTAGTGGTATTATGGAAGCTTTGAGTGCATCTTGGCAGGTCTGCTGGTGTTTGTATCAGATAAAAATTGTCATTTGAGAACTTAAATTTCTGTTAGTGTTAGAACTTCATAAACTAAGAGCCACTTGGGTGGATATATTTTCCTTGCTGTTTGAATTAGTTTTAGTGAACCTTTTCCTAAATATTTTAGACTTTGATGAAAACAATTGACATTAGCTTATGTTTATTCTGCTGCCATGGAAATGGAACTCAACTGTGGGATCATTCCGTTAATGGTAtgtaattgttttttgtttgttgatgCATGTTTTCATTTGTATGATGTCAATTTTTGTCCATCTGTTATCTGTGTGTACTAACTAGTTTTCTCCAAACCCTGTGTTTCGTTTGATAATCACATGCAATAGATTATGGTATAGCTTTGTAAGAAGGGGTTGATTATAAATTTATGAGGTCACTTGTCAATTTTTCCAAAATACTGTGACTTCTCTGCTTTGATGTCAGAAAATGTTACATGTGGATTCCGgtgaaaataacaaaaagatACTGTACTATCTTTGTTGATTTCCCAGTGCAAATAAGGAAAAATAGCTTAGGGTAGTTAAGATTGAGATTGCCAAGTCAAGTACAACCGTTTTCACCTGCCCTTATAGGCATGTTTCTGATTTTTTAGCTGAACAAAAGGGTACATGTCTTTATTAATACTATACCTGAGAGACACGAATGTCTTTATTAAGAGCTTAGCTTGGTGTgtgatttatgatttttttcttttagtaaAACTATGAACTTTGTTGCTCCATAACTCTTCTAAGGTGCTTATCATGAACAACATTGAGGTAAGATTTGACCATGCTTCGAATACCATCCGCCTCCCTTGAATCCCTTGAAATTGAATCAATTAACTTTGCAATATCACGTGAATCATACATCACTGAATCAGTTGCTAAAGCCGATTATATATTGTGCGTCCATCGATgcattgtattatatattgcCAACACCGACTCAATGTTTACACCAAGCTGCATATCACTGTTCTTTGCATCATGAACCCTAAAACTGATCACAAGAAATGAAATTTGCTGCTGTTGCAAAACATGAATGTTTTCCAATTGAAGAAATCTGAACAAAATCTTTCGTAACACACTCATCCATCATCATGAGGGAACAATCATAAGAATGTTCAACATCATCAACCATGGCTAGAGGGGAACCCTAGGGCAAACCCTAGTAGAGCCGAGTATCCCCACTCCAACGCTGACGTAAGAAGTTTACATGCCTATTAAGTGCGCATGAATGTCACCCCAAAATAAAGGTGTGCATGAATTCGAAGAAAATGTTTGCTCATATTTATATCATATTGTTTaatctcttaattattttttaagaaaaatcaaGACTTTGAATCTTGTTTAATTTTCAAGCTAACTTGGTTATTTGTTTTATGCAATTATTTCTATTATGTCtctatcaatttctttttcgaactcatttttgattaaaaattatactaaaaacaatctattaaaatttaaatgtttaacttttttaaaattaatccaTGCGAATTTCATTCGAAAAGAAAGTATTTGAATATTCTCTATTCCAaacctaatttattttttatttgatcaaaatttcactatttttaaattttaaactttaaaatgattttatagTTCAAATCCATCATCATTAAAACTCTTAGTGAGAATCTGCCATCCATTTAGATTCCACAAAATTCGAGAGATTAGTCTCTACGGTTGAATATctgatatgcataaaaatatatatatttcaaatccATCATAAACTTATATacacttatttttaaaaaattatatagaataATAAAGTATAAtagaatcatttttttttttacaaaagaaaaagagaatcaaatttattttatttgtaataattttttgaccaaaatttaattttaaatattgaaaatcttaatttacttgaaaaaaatttagatgccaaaaaaaattgtcattacGGGTACACATTGTCTTCTCTTCCCCGCGCCTTGACAAAAAAACTCACCTTTCTTCTTTTCCATATGCAACTCAATTGCACCTCCAATATTTTTCCCTCTCTTCTATTATCGAATTCGTTATTCCACCTCTTTTTCTTCCCAAATCCAATTTAGGGTTTTCATTTCAAAAATTCAACCGCCCCTTTCTTCGTTTTCGATAAATTGGCTTCACAGAGACTAGGGTTTCGTTTCTATTGAAGGGAGAGAGATAAACATGGATAGAGATTTCAAGGAGCAGGTACTTGCGGACAAGCTTGCCAAGCTTAATAGCACTCAAGATGCCATCACAAgtatccttttttttctttctttgattaattttttgtttttgttttttgatttgGAAATTTCAGGATCTAGCTATCTCTATATAGTTGTTCTTATTGCATTGTGAATTACTCTTGGATTGAACTtcattggattttttttagttaCTACTGAATTATTGTGCTTTGTTAATTCTTTGCATTGTTTAGCTGAATTTGCATGTGGTTTGTTAGATATaggcccgtttggattaacttatttttgagctttggaaaataaattatgcaaataaataactTATGTTAATTCTTAAGTTCTCACTAACGGAAATTTTatcttcataagctgtttttttataaactaccttgaaaagcttgtaataatgcataaaagcttatttttttgtataagctgttttgcataagctaaaaaataatcaaatctAAACGGACCCATCGATTGAGTGATTGATTGAGAGAGATTGAAATTTCATGGTATCTGTGATTGTATGAGGAGCTTCATATATAGCATTGCTTTGATAGTGATCTGAGGTGATCAGAACTTATGGCCGACGTCGAGCAGCCTCATGTAATGGTTGAAATTTGTGGTGCGGTACCTGCAAATACtctgacgctcaagtcagtatgatGTGTGAAGTGAGAGATCGCGATGTGAGTCCTTCTTGGGAAGGAGTATTTATAGGCCCGACACGGACTTGGCCCAGTCTAGAACACATAGATTATTTTGGTAAACACTGTTAATTTGGTGCTCTAGGGATTTCGTGAGGACTTGATTGTTTTCAGGTGTTCAAGAGATTCCTTAACTCTGTCAAATTTTTCTGTTTGTGTTGGGGGTGCCTTtttataattagtttttttgaCGGGAGctttattttgaaattcaaaaacAGTTTCGCTTTACTGCATACTTAGCTTCTGTTGATTTTATGAAGTATGCATATTGGTCGTCGTGACAACGATGTTTTATTAATCTGTGTAGCTGATATACTAGCTACTGAAATAGGCTTTTATTGTTGTTGTGTTTACTACTTGTTGATGCAAAGTGGGTTTGTTATCGTTAACTTTTGATATAGCTTTATCACACTGGTGTATATTTAACCGGAGCTATGCAGAACAGATTGTTGCAACATGGAAAATCCAATTTGACAAATCAGATATAATTCGCAAAATCCCCCTTTTGTATCTTGCTAATGACATCCTGCAGAACAGCAAGCGTAATGGAAATGAATTTGTGATTGAATTCTGGAAGGTTCTTCCTGCAGCACTTAAAGATGTCATTGCAGAAAAAAATCCTCGTGGAGAGCATGCAGTATCTAGACTGGTGAGCCCTCTTTTATAGTGTTTGGTGTAggtatttaaaattttcaagtgAATACATCTGTTCCAATAATAAATGGGAAAGTGGGGTgtgaaaaaatatgaaattgttgCCGATATGTATGGGCTAAAACTTCAGATATCACTATAAATGCTGATgatgtaattttaaaaaaatattgatttatttttgttcttaCCTAACTTTAGTTTGAAGTATGGGAGGAAAGGAAAGTATTTGGGTCTCGAGTGCAAAACCTTACGGATTTAATGCTTGGAGAGGATACTCCTCCGCCATTGGATTTCGGCAATAAAAGACCACGTTCTGCAAAAGTAATGAAAAGGGATTCtgtaaaaattttgaaaagggATTCTCGTTCTATCAAATCGGTGAGACTAAGTTCCACTCTGCTtctacacattttttttttactaatcgtTGAATTGATACTAAATGATTATATCCTTTAAAGTGGTTTGCTATGTTTATTTCAAAATCTTATTTCCGCACAATTGTATGGTGCCAGAAATTGTCCATAGGAGGAACGACAGAAAAAATAGTGTCTGCATTTTATTTGGTGCTCAGTGAAAAAGCCAATGAAGATGCAGAGATGAGCGAATGCAAGTCCGCCGTTCAGCATGTGAGGAAGATAGAGAAAGATGTTGATATTGCATGTACCATTGGTAAGCATACAACTGAGCAGAAGTAACACCTGGATCCTGGAAGTTACAATTCTAATATTGCTTTCTTTTTCAGCTAAGGATCCTAAGCGAATAACTTTGAAGAAGGACCTAGAGCAGcaacaaaatatattgaaaGATTGCATAgaaaaacttaaattatttGAAGCAAGTAGAGTAGCTCTGATATCTCAGTTAAAAGAAGCATTGCACGAGCAGGTACTAGTTAGGCCCTTGTGCTCAATAAGTGTGTTTGCATTTGCGACAGATAtaatatgtttttggtttttcCTAATTGCTTATCTTCTTTCTACTGTTTGTGGTATTTGTATTAGGAATCGGATCTGGAGAATGTTCGTACACAGATGCAGGTAAAATGCACTATTCATGAATTATTCTTTTCCGCAGAAGGCTTTCATACTTTGACTAATTTCTTGTTCCTAAGAGAATGTGATGTGCATTGATCATATATTTGGGTTTCTTACCATTTAATTACTTATCTAATGGTACCTTTTCTATGTATATCTCAAAGAAGTTCTAATTTGGCATACGGTGAACTCACTGCAGGTTCTCAGTGTCATCTATTGTAAAAAACATGCAATAGAAGAAATTATACTGATCATAGCTTCCTTGAACTTTATGAAACCTAAACAAACACCTGACctcctttataattttttttctccttttttttgttCCTGGGGTAAGATTGTCTTAACAAACATAAATATGAGGTATTTGCTTGGTTTCATGAAGTCGGGAGTTTATTTTAATTAGctctatttataaatttaaaggCAGCTTTGGTTGGAGAATTACTTGGTGAAAGCTCTATAATACTGACTCAAAGTAATGAGTTCTTGTTTTGTGCCTAGTGGCATTTATTACTTGCGTGTACTTTCATTATTAAAACTCGGATATGTTTTAACTTATAACAATGCTAACAAATTTAAACTTATCTCTTGTTAATCTTTAGGTTGCACAAGCACAAATTGAAGAGGCTGGCAACATGCAGAAGCGACTTGATAGTGAAGATTCTTCACAGAACGCATCAATTAAAACAACTTCAGCTGCCAATGCAACTTCACTATCAGAAGCAGCAAATAAAAAGTCAGCTGCAGCAATTGCTGCTGAGGTTGCAGATAAGCTTACAGCTTCAACGTCATCTCAATTGATCATGAGTTCTGTTCTCTCAACATTTGCCGCACAAAAGGCAAAAAGTGCCGGTCTAATGTCTGAGTCCACATCAAAACCTATGATATCAATGACAAGTTCAGATACTCATGTCTTTATGCCCGCGCAACAGTTGACTGCTGCGCCAAACCATTCATATCCTTCAGTTTTGGTAACTCAGCCAACTATGCACAATGCATCCCCTGCGCAAGGTCAATATAACTTATATTGCAATCCATCACCCCAGCAATATGTGCAATCAACAGGAGGGGTCAACATCTCTCCATATGGTTATGGTAATATCCCACCATTACAATCAGTAGCACCCCAACCACCTTTTATGAATCAGACAATGCAAATAACACAACAACAACCAGTACCAACTTATACGAATCAGTCAATGCAAATCACACAGCAACAACCAGTACCAACTTATACGGATCAGTCAATGCAAATTGCTCAGCAACAACCAGTACCAACTTATACGAATCAGTCAATGCAAATTGCACAGCAACAACCAGTACCAGTAACACAATATGCTCCAGCACCTCCTAGTTTCCGGCCAATTCAGCCATCAGCAATGATATACTATGCTAATCATTAACATTCTATATGTGGTATACTTTATTCGACAAAACCTTTGTTGTAACAAGTGATTTCTGGAGATTCAGATTTTCGTTTTCACGCAATGGTATACTGGGAACGGAGTTCATAAACGAATGGAAGCAAATAGTAGATGTCACCCGAGAAGTGGTAGGAAACTGGTCTGCCCAGAATCTGAATACAAAGTGGGTCAAATGTGATGCTTTGTTCGGGAGTTTGAAGGAAAATAGAGGGGAGGACTCTGCGAGATGTGTGCGGGGTGGGAGGAGCGAAAGTGAGAAAAAAAACTTCGTTATTTGAAAGAGTATTTATGAAGAGGAGAAGGAAAGACTTGTGACTATATTTTCCTTGGGAGAGAAAGACTTGTgactatatttttttcttttggagtATTATAAATAGAGTGAAAGAATTTGGAGATATTTGAAATCCCTCCAAAGTTCTTTCTCAATTTATTGAGTTTTCTCATATTGGGGTATctgaataagaaaaataaacccCTATTAAAGTGGGAGGTCTTGTCCATTTCTTTTCTTCCCACTTTACCTTTAAAATCCCTTAGTGTCTCATCAAATTCCCAAGTCTTATCAAGCACTGATTTcaccaaaaaaactaaaaaagagaACCTAAGATTAAAATATggttttttggcaaaaaaatatttatattttgatattgaTTATCTGTTTTGTAAGCGTCACAAGTtaagataattttttcttttaaactcCTAACCCCCTATTGTAAAATCCGGATTGATATTTAACATTATTGAGTTAACGAAGTTGTCTTCATAAATTTAGCTCAGTTGTAagagacatcacattatatatggaggtgtcggggttcgaactccgaacaCCCCAATTATTCACCTTGAGGGTGGAATTTTCTAGAACGAAGCATTTGTGTGTAACTATAAATccaaattatttgtatttgtgaCCATGCAAGTCCTTTTCCCTTACCATTTCCTAATATGCAAATGACACTTAGATTATTATAGATACAAATAATATGAAATTAGATCATCTACAAGAGAATCCAAATTCATTACAAAGTCATAAACACCATAAATAAATGACATTATTTTCTCACTTCCATAGTAACTTAACAAACTTTATTATACAAACAATCGTTTAAACTTGGCTTAAATATACAATTAGTCCCTGTAATTGTATCAAGTTTTGGTATTAGTCCCtgcacttttttttgttggctATTAGTCCTTGCAATTTGAAAACAGTTTGCTTTTGATCCCTACCGTTACACAAACGTTAAAAAATTCTTAGAAATTAACGGAGTGCCACGTGGTCCAATCTAAATAAGCCACGTGGCACAACAAAAGtctatgttatttattttttgaagaacataaataaataagggtggatttaataaaaataataattaattaaaatgaagaAGATGACAATGTTTTTTCCATTCCTATGTGCATAAGCCAAATCCACCATCATCATGTGGCAATTCTACTTCCCAACCGAAAATCCACCATTCCGATCGCGACCACGAGTACGACCGTCACAACCACAACCACCGATCAAAATCATCTTCATTTAGAAAATCATCTGAAGCCAGTGACGAAAACAACATCTAACGCAACAACAACTGCAGTAGAGATCGCAAGAGCAGAAGAACAGCAATGAAGAGAGGAAGCATATGTGAAGAAATAGATTATTAGTTAGTACTTGTTTAAACTTAACTCATCTCTTccaattaattaaattggaAGGAATTTTCGGTGAAATTTGCTATCAAACTTCAATTATTTCTCAGTGTAGTTTTATCTTTGTTTGGTTGCTAAGCCATGGAAGCTGTTTGacggaggaagaagaagatcaaCTCCTAAAGCCCTCTTTTATGTAATCTCTGTTTCTttctaattatttaattttattaataaaattaatagcATAAAAGTGAGACTTTTATTGTGCCACGTGGCTTATTTGGATTGGACCACATGACACTCCGTTAATTTCTAAGAATTTTTTAACGTTTGTGTAAACGGTAGAGACCAAAAGCAAACTATTTTCAAATTGCAAGGACTAATagccaacaaaaaaaagtgcaGGGACTAATACCAAAACTTGATACAATTACAGGGACTAATTGCATATATAAGCCTTTAAACTTTAATAAAAAGTAGCTAGAAACTGTAATTTTTGGTGGGAGAGACATCTAATTTAGTTATCccaaataagtttttttttttttgaaacaaagttATCCCAAATAAGTTAAAATCCATATTATGCTGAATCGAGTGCAACATATGGATGCACCTTGTTCTTAGCAATACTAGAACTTGCATGCACCTTTCTGTTTTGATCATCACCATTCACCTCACCTTTTCTTACTCTTTCCTCTTCCATTATTTTCATCTTTTCCTTCAACCTCTTCTGCATGACAACAATTTCAGCTGAACGTGCACCAATTGAAGACATGTTAATTATAGTTATATATTTGACTAATAATAATTAGAATGAGTTGAACTATATATTTTGAAATGCTCTGCTTATAAACTAGTGTTCCCTAAGATGGAATTTATAGGAGTTGGGATTGAAGTGATAATTATGTGGAGGAAGCAGTCACGTTATTAAAGTTGTTATGGTTTTGCTTTACAATTATGCGTTGATGTTTATTTAATTGAGGGTCATGCTAACAATAATTAATTAGGccatgccttttttttttttacagaatttAGGCCATGCTAGTAATGCAAAAATTAGGAATTTTGTATTGAGaatgataatttttaaattttgaagaaGTTTAATACACTAGTATTTTCAATTATAAGTTATTGGGGAagtatttacaattttaatacaTTGATGGATCAATATGACCGAATTACACTTTCAGagataaaatttttatatttgtttctttaacAAGTACATTCAGATGattttttagcattttcagGTATTTCATCTATCTTCTCTCTATTAAAATTACTTCCAACACACGAAAAGTCAGGcctaaaatttttaatttgaacattcataaattttaaaaatctcaTTTTCTCTCTATGTCTCTTTTTCCATTTGTTCACCAACATATCACATCattctctctatttttttttcctctctcaAATCACTATGGTGTTTGGATGTCCACCAAAcatatttcaataaatttgtgGGAGGGCCATCATGTCTTCCAACCTTtaactaattaactaattatAGTACTaaataatttgtattttatacACAAACAATACACACCACACAAATATGTACATCAATGTTGGCCGGTTTAGAGCTACAGGAAGTGGGTGTTAAttaatacatatataaaatgacTGAAGTGGACTTCATGGTTAGTTAAAGTAGCTAGAGTGCTCTCTCAACATACATAAATCATTactaatatttatatatgaCTCAAAGATGACAAGTCAACTTTGATTCATTGGTTGGAGGAGTTGCAGGCTGCATAATCAAACATTTAAAAACCAAGTGTCATTTTAAGATACCAGTAAGGCAAAGCAGAAAGCAAAAAGAGCTAACACTTCTAAACCGGAGCTGAACAAACAAGGATTTTGAGATACAACCAAAACGACGTGAACATTACCTATGCTAAAATGCACGCTACACCCAgccaaaacaaaatcaaataaaagcaACTCCACTCCCATACTACGCAATTCTTGACCACATGATCGTCTCAGATAAAAGCTAAACGCCAACTTCCAAAACCATTTTGATCAACGCACGCCCAATGCTTCCAGCTCCCAATGCACACGCGAAAAAACCAGGAAAGTCTAGACTTACAACAAGGAAAACACCATCACCCTACTAAAACATCCTAAGTGCCTACTGGCAGCCAGATTACATAACTCTTAATGACCTCCATGCCGTCAATTTAATTGACTTGAACAAAGATTCGACCTCTATTGGTTTATTCTTAAATATTATCGAATTTGAGCTCTTCCAAATGGACCAACTGCTCGCAAACCATAATGTCAACAACTTCTCTGCATGAACTCTTCCCCCCCTTCAAAAGACCcctgaaattaataaaatgatgaCTGCAGACTGCAGTATCACATTTGTTAATCACGTTAGAAGTATCAGTTTGAGGCTTTACTTGTACTATATTCATATTAGAAGTATTACAATACTAAGGATTGACATTTTTCCTTTATATGATCTTTTAATTGTTCCGATTTTCGAcagtgattttattttacaaagaACGGTACATTAAGCCAGACATTCAAGTAGCTATATCATGGATTAAATCTTATTGAAGTCAAGtcaaatattacaaataaaagCCCCAACAACAAAACTGTCCCCAATGATATGTGCAGCTCAGCATTTCATTGCTTTCTTAAAAAGAAAGTCTCTAACACAAAGTGGTAAATGATACACAATAGCCATGACAGTCGAGTAATGGCCATAGGAGAACCATGCAGGTGGTTTCTTCCTAAGGACAGCAGCTACAGTGTGTTTAGCAAACTCATCTGTAGGTGTAGATCTTGACCTCTGAGATAATAGAGCTCTCTCTCGGATTGCTGCTTCGAATGGCTTGAAGAGTTTCCACTCTGGCATGCGATTGTAGATCGCTATGCCAGAATTTCCGATATTTGACTTCACAGCTCCAGGGACAACATTCACAACATCAATTCCAAAATGTCCAAGTTCCAATCTGTAtgttgaaaataacaaaaattataaaatataaaggaaaag
It contains:
- the LOC123903970 gene encoding regulation of nuclear pre-mRNA domain-containing protein 1B-like; the encoded protein is MDRDFKEQVLADKLAKLNSTQDAITTLSHWCIFNRSYAEQIVATWKIQFDKSDIIRKIPLLYLANDILQNSKRNGNEFVIEFWKVLPAALKDVIAEKNPRGEHAVSRLFEVWEERKVFGSRVQNLTDLMLGEDTPPPLDFGNKRPRSAKVMKRDSVKILKRDSRSIKSKLSIGGTTEKIVSAFYLVLSEKANEDAEMSECKSAVQHVRKIEKDVDIACTIAKDPKRITLKKDLEQQQNILKDCIEKLKLFEASRVALISQLKEALHEQESDLENVRTQMQVAQAQIEEAGNMQKRLDSEDSSQNASIKTTSAANATSLSEAANKKSAAAIAAEVADKLTASTSSQLIMSSVLSTFAAQKAKSAGLMSESTSKPMISMTSSDTHVFMPAQQLTAAPNHSYPSVLVTQPTMHNASPAQGQYNLYCNPSPQQYVQSTGGVNISPYGYGNIPPLQSVAPQPPFMNQTMQITQQQPVPTYTNQSMQITQQQPVPTYTDQSMQIAQQQPVPTYTNQSMQIAQQQPVPVTQYAPAPPSFRPIQPSAMIYYANH